The Phoenix dactylifera cultivar Barhee BC4 chromosome 17, palm_55x_up_171113_PBpolish2nd_filt_p, whole genome shotgun sequence genome contains a region encoding:
- the LOC103717485 gene encoding flotillin-like protein 3, with protein MVFSYKVANASEYLAITGYGISDVKLAKKGWILPGQSCTVFDVSPVNYTFEVQAMSAEKLPFLLPAVFTIGPRADDPESLMKYAKLISPHDKLSNHVKELVEGVIEGETRVLAASMTMEEIFKGTKSFKQEVFEKVQLELNQFGLLIYNANVKQLVDVRGHEYFSYLGQKTQQEAANQAKVDVAEARMKGEIGAKQREGKTLQNASKIDAETMVYSKQREGEGRKEEVRVRTEVKIFENNREAEVAEADAELAKRKAEWAKGARVAEVESEKAVAIREAELQMEVERRNAMRQTEKLKAEKLSQAIVDYEMKVQEANWKLYKKQKEAEAQLYEQERAAEARKATAEAAFFARRQEAEGELYAKKKEAEGLVTLAEAQGIYLRTLLDALGGNYAALRDYLMINGGMYQEIAKTNADAVRGLQPKISIWTNDREASDGGAMKEVAGVYRMLPPLFKTVQEQTGMQPPAWMGNLNDDASTN; from the exons ATGGTGTTCTCCTACAAGGTGGCCAATGCTTCCGAGTACTTAGCCATCACTGGCTATGGCATCAGTGACGTGAAGCTTGCCAAGAAGGGATGGATCCTCCCAGGCCAATCATGCACTGTCTTCGACGTCTCCCCTGTCAACTACACCTTCGAGGTACAGGCGATGAGCGCCGAGAAgctccccttcctcctccctgcCGTCTTCACCATTGGCCCTCGTGCCGATGACCCCGAGAGCCTTATGAAGTATGCCAAGCTCATCTCCCCCCATGACAAGCTCTCCAACCACGTCAAGGAGCTCGTTGAGGGCGTCATCGAGGGCGAGACACGAGTCCTCGCTGCCTCCATGACCATGGAGGAGATCTTCAAAGGCACCAAGTCGTTTAAACAAGAAGTGTTCGAGAAAGTCCAGCTGGAGCTCAACCAGTTTGGCCTCTTGATCTACAATGCTAACGTTAAGCAATTGGTGGATGTGAGAGGCCATGAGTATTTTAGCTACCTTGGGCAGAAGACGCAGCAGGAGGCGGCAAACCAGGCGAAGGTGGACGTCGCAGAGGCGAGGATGAAGGGGGAGATCGGGGCGAAGCAGAGGGAGGGAAAGACGCTGCAGAATGCATCCAAGATCGATGCGGAGACGATGGTGTACTCGAagcagagggagggggagggaaggaaggaggaggtgAGGGTGCGGACGGAGGTGAAGATTTTCGAGAATAACAGGGAGGCCGAGGTGGCGGAGGCGGATGCGGAGTTGGCGAAGAGGAAGGCAGAGTGGGCGAAGGGAGCGCGGGTGGCGGAGGTGGAGTCGGAGAAGGCGGTGGCGATACGAGAGGCGGAGCTGCAGATGGAGGTGGAACGGAGGAACGCGATGCGGCAGACCGAAAAGCTCAAGGCAGAGAAACTCAGCCAGGCCATAGTTGATTATGAGATGAAG GTCCAAGAGGCGAACTGGAAGCTGTATAAGAAACAGAAGGAAGCTGAAGCCCAGTTGTATGAACAAGAGAGGGCAGCTGAAGCTCGTAAGGCCACAGCAGAAGCAGCATTCTTTGCTCGCCGGCAGGAGGCTGAGGGGGAGCTCTATGCAAAGAAAAAGGAGGCTGAAGGCTTGGTCACACTCGCAGAAGCCCAGGGCATCTACCTGCGCACATTGCTAGATGCCTTGGGAGGGAATTATGCTGCTTTAAGGGACTATCTGATGATTAATGGTGGAATGTACCAGGAAATTGCAAAAACAAATGCTGATGCAGTGCGTGGGCTACAGCCAAAGATCAGTATATGGACAAATGATAGAGAGGCATCCGATGGAGGGGCGATGAAGGAGGTGGCAGGGGTGTATCGTATGCTACCGCCATTGTTCAAGACGGTGCAGGAACAGACAGGTATGCAGCCACCTGCATGGATGGGCAACCTTAATGACGACGCATCTACTAATTGA
- the LOC103717473 gene encoding phytosulfokine receptor 1-like: MGNWGGFSAPLSMSTWWSCCLLLLFQAVLGYSQNQSCDSNDLSALRGFLKGLDFGIPGWSLNESSSSCCNWSGVRCDSIRSRRVIGLDLYNMSLKGSISDSLAGLDQLKSLNLSSNLLQASVPQKLFHLPRLELLDLSLNNLSGSIPSDLSLPSIRVFNISDNSFTDSHPILAGSRNLTKFDVSANDFSGAINPGICNSSSRVQVLSFSMNKFSGGFPVGFGNCRSLVELSLAMNRISGTLPDDLFTLSSLTQLNLQENSLSGPVGFKLGNLTKLVQLDVSSNSFWGPIPDVFDRLTKLECFSGCSNNFTGSLPASLSNSSMLSVLNLRNNFLRGGIHLNFTALARLSTLDLGSNLFSGLIPYDVPQCVELKTINLARNNLAGEIPHSFQNFVALSYLSLTGNNFSNISSALQILQSCPNLTSLVLTKNFQGGEIMPSAGIEGFQKMEVLVIANCLLSGSIPPWLANSTRLKVLDISWNHLGGNIPSWLGNLEYLFYLDISNNSLTGQIPDSLSEMKSLISSNVTQQGFSMPDFPFYIKRNSTGKGLQYNQVSSFPPSLILCHNKLVGPILPGFGNLVKLHVLDLSWNNLSGIIPEELAGMLSLEYLGLSHNNLSGSIPSSLTKLSFLSSFNVAYNNLVGKIPMGGQFLTFSSDDFIGNPGLCGIHLSPCSPNTPSESVSRRGKNKGVVASMALGIGLGTVFILTVIYFAVSRTNSRRQEDNAKVVADADESLESAGSSLVLLFQNKDNKGLSINDIIKATNNFDQTYIIGCGGFGLVYKATLPDGRKVAIKRLSGDYFQMEREFQAEVQALSKAQHGNLVLLQGYCKIGYDRLLIYSYMENGSLDYWLHEKIDGGAMLDWRTRLRIAQGAARGLAYLHQSCDPHILHRDIKSSNILLDENFEAHLADFGLARLILPYDTHVTTDLVGTLGYIPPEYGQSSVATFKGDVYSFGVVLLELLTGRRPVDMCKPKGSRNVVPWALQMKKEKREAEVFDPCIYDKEHDSQLIKVLEIASLCVSESPRLRPPTQQLVAWLDNIGTDGQPTK, encoded by the coding sequence ATGGGAAACTGGGGAGGCTTCTCGGCGCCGCTGTCGATGTCGACATGGTGGTCCTGCTGCTTGCTCTTGTTGTTCCAAGCTGTACTCGGTTATTCTCAGAACCAGAGTTGCGATTCTAATGATTTGAGTGCCTTGCGGGGCTTCTTAAAGGGCTTGGATTTTGGTATCCCGGGGTGGAGCCTCAATGAGTCTTCCTCCAGTTGCTGCAATTGGTCTGGCGTCCGCTGTGATTCGATTCGTAGCCGGAGAGTGATCGGGTTGGATCTTTATAACATGAGCTTGAAAGGTTCCATCTCCGATTCTTTGGCCGGCTTGGATCAGCTGAAAAGTTTGAATCTTTCGAGCAATCTGCTCCAAGCATCGGTTCCTCAGAAGTTGTTCCATCTTCCTCGCCTGGAGCTTCTTGATCTCAGCTTGAACAACCTCTCCGGATCGATTCCTTCTGATCTGAGTCTCCCATCGATTCGGGTTTTCAACATTTCCGACAATTCCTTCACCGACAGCCACCCGATCCTCGCCGGCTCGAGAAATCTCACCAAGTTTGACGTCAGTGCGAATGATTTCTCCGGTGCCATCAATCCAGGTATCTGTAACTCCTCATCTCgagttcaagtccttagcttttCGATGAATAAGTTCTCCGGCGGCTTCCCGGTGGGCTTCGGCAATTGCCGCTCTCTCGTCGAGCTTTCGCTCGCTATGAATAGGATCAGTGGAACTTTGCCTGATGATTTGTTCACACTGTCATCTTTGACTCAATTAAACCTTCAAGAGAACTCGTTATCCGGCCCGGTGGGCTTCAAACTTGGTAATCTTACCAAACTTGTTCAGTTGGATGTTTCATCGAATAGCTTTTGGGGGCCGATTCCTGATGTCTTTGATCGCCTCACAAAACTAGAATGTTTTTCTGGTTGTAGCAACAATTTTACCGGTAGTTTACCAGCTTCTTTGTCTAATTCTTCGATGCTTAGTGTTCTTAATTTGAGGAACAACTTTCTCAGAGGAGGGATCCATCTCAATTTCACCGCACTGGCTAGGCTCAGCACCCTTGATCTTGGCTCCAATTTGTTTTCTGGCCTTATCCCTTATGATGTCCCTCAGTGTGTTGAATTGAAAACCATAAACCTTGCAAGAAACAATCTTGCTGGTGAAATCCCCCACAGCTTCCAGAACTTTGTTGCACTATCTTACCTCTCACTCACCGGAAATAACTTCTCTAATATATCATCAGCACTGCAAATCCTACAGAGTTGCCCCAACCTTACTAGCTTGGTGCTTACTAAGAACTTCCAAGGTGGTGAAATAATGCCTTCTGCTGGGATTGAAGGATTTCAGAAGATGGAGGTTCTTGTGATCGCAAATTGTCTTCTCTCCGGTTCGATTCCACCCTGGTTGGCAAACTCGACCAGATTGAAGGTCTTGGACATATCATGGAACCACTTGGGTGGGAACATCCCTTCATGGTTAGGAAATCTGGAGTATCTCTTTTACTTGGATATTTCAAATAATTCACTCACCGGGCAGATTCCTGATAGCCTGTCAGAAATGAAGAGTCTCATATCTAGCAACGTAACGCAGCAGGGGTTCTCGATGCCGGATTTTCCGTTCTACATCAAACGGAATTCGACAGGAAAGGGATTGCAGTATAATCAGGTCAGCAGCTTCCCACCATCATTGATTCTGTGTCATAACAAGCTTGTCGGACCAATCTTACCAGGCTTTGGGAACCTTGTGAAGCTGCATGTGTTGGACCTAAGCTGGAACAATCTCTCAGGAATTATACCTGAGGAGTTGGCAGGCATGTTGAGCTTAGAGTACTTAGGTTTGTCGCATAATAATCTCAGTGGAAGCATACCATCCTCTCTGACCAAGCTGAGTTTTCTGTCAAGTTTCAACGTAGCTTACAACAATCTAGTCGGAAAGATCCCGATGGGAGGCCAGTTCTTGACATTCTCGAGTGATGATTTCATAGGGAACCCAGGTCTCTGTGGCATTCACTTGTCCCCTTGCTCGCCCAACACTCCTTCAGAATCAGTGAGCAGACGAGGGAAGAATAAAGGCGTTGTTGCAAGCATGGCACTTGGAATTGGATTAGGGACTGTTTTTATTCTCACTGTTATCTACTTTGCTGTGTCAAGGACTAATTCTAGAAGACAAGAAGACAATGCCAAGGTGGTGGCAGATGCCGATGAAAGCTTAGAATCTGCTGGGTCTAGTTTGGTGCTTCTGTTTCAAAACAAGGACAACAAGGGGCTTAGCATCAATGATATCATAAAAGCTACCAACAACTTTGATCAAACTTATATTATAGGCTGTGGAGGATTTGGTCTAGTCTATAAAGCAACTCTACCAGATGGGAGGAAGGTTGCTATCAAACGGCTTTCTGGTGACTACTTTCAGATGGAGAGGGAATTTCAAGCTGAGGTGCAAGCCCTGTCTAAAGCTCAACATGGGAATCTTGTGTTGCTTCAAGGATACTGCAAGATTGGCTATGATAGACTCTTGATCTACTCTTACATGGAGAACGGGAGCTTGGACTATTGGCTTCATGAGAAGATTGATGGGGGTGCTATGCTGGATTGGAGAACAAGGCTCCGTATAGCTCAAGGAGCAGCAAGGGGATTGGCATACTTGCACCAATCTTGCGATCCCCATATCCTGCACCGTGATATCAAGTCAAGCAACATCCtccttgatgaaaattttgaagctCATTTGGCAGATTTTGGTCTCGCGAGGCTTATTCTGCCTTACGACACCCATGTGACGACGGATCTCGTTGGGACCTTGGGCTACATTCCTCCTGAATATGGACAGTCTTCTGTTGCCACTTTTAAAGGTGATGTGTACAGTTTTGGAGTTGTTCTCCTGGAGCTGCTTACTGGTAGGAGACCTGTGGATATGTGCAAACCAAAAGGCAGCAGGAATGTTGTACCATGGGCGCTtcagatgaagaaggagaagagggaagCTGAGGTGTTTGACCCATGCATATATGATAAGGAGCATGACAGCCAGTTAATTAAGGTGCTTGAGATTGCAAGTCTGTGTGTAAGCGAGTCTCCTAGACTGAGGCCTCCAACACAACAGTTAGTTGCATGGCTTGATAACATTGGCACTGATGGCCAACCGACAAAATGA